In Syntrophomonas wolfei subsp. wolfei str. Goettingen G311, a single window of DNA contains:
- a CDS encoding HEPN domain-containing protein — MVDSKRYLDWVRKSAADIKAAGILKKYEAGNDYVAFHSQQAIEKALKGYLLYHTGELEEGHSLIFLCKKAIAYEPYFKEFLKECAYVNQYYIETRYPADFPLEVSD, encoded by the coding sequence ATGGTGGATAGCAAGCGATATCTCGATTGGGTAAGAAAAAGTGCTGCCGATATCAAAGCTGCTGGGATATTGAAGAAATATGAGGCCGGTAATGACTATGTCGCTTTTCACAGCCAGCAAGCTATAGAAAAGGCGTTGAAGGGATATTTGCTTTATCATACAGGTGAACTGGAGGAAGGGCACAGCCTGATTTTTCTGTGTAAGAAAGCGATAGCTTATGAGCCATATTTCAAAGAGTTTCTAAAGGAATGTGCCTATGTGAATCAGTATTATATTGAAACCAGGTATCCAGCTGATTTTCCATTGGAAGTATCAGATTGA
- a CDS encoding chaperone modulator CbpM has translation MRLVKIYYHSKEEEIPLSWLNLHPDLLKIMEEMGIIELAGDSIKADGLQKIYKMMRLKNLLGVNFNGAAIIVDLLERIEELEDEIEELKRKR, from the coding sequence ATGAGACTGGTAAAGATTTATTACCATAGTAAGGAAGAAGAAATTCCACTCAGCTGGCTCAACCTGCACCCGGATTTATTAAAGATTATGGAAGAAATGGGGATAATAGAGCTGGCCGGTGATAGCATTAAAGCTGATGGCCTGCAAAAGATTTATAAGATGATGCGCCTGAAAAACCTTCTGGGGGTTAACTTTAATGGCGCAGCTATTATTGTAGATTTACTGGAGCGTATCGAAGAACTGGAAGATGAAATCGAAGAACTGAAGAGAAAGAGGTGA
- a CDS encoding sigma factor, with amino-acid sequence MSFLLWALAITGILKGSLCLFAYLNNQVFPQPLSEEDERKCLQEMQRGGEEARNILIEHNLRLVAHVVKKYESSGEDLEDLISIGTIGPIKAIRTYNFERGVRLATYAARCIDNEVSMSAPGGIYW; translated from the coding sequence TTGTCCTTCCTATTGTGGGCTCTGGCTATTACCGGAATCCTCAAAGGCAGTTTGTGCCTGTTTGCCTATCTCAATAACCAGGTTTTTCCCCAACCGCTTTCCGAAGAGGACGAGCGCAAGTGCTTGCAGGAAATGCAAAGGGGAGGGGAAGAAGCACGGAACATTTTGATTGAACATAACCTCCGCCTGGTGGCCCATGTAGTGAAAAAATATGAAAGCAGTGGAGAAGATCTGGAGGACTTAATCTCCATTGGCACCATTGGTCCGATCAAAGCTATTAGGACTTATAATTTTGAACGGGGGGTAAGACTGGCTACTTATGCCGCTCGCTGTATTGATAACGAAGTTTCAATGTCAGCTCCGGGCGGAATTTATTGGTAG
- a CDS encoding nucleotidyltransferase domain-containing protein, which produces MGNQVVFVIDSQEIESIKNQLIEKYRPLRIILFGSQAKATAGRKSDIDLCIVKETENKRALAVEMSLNIESTRPMDIIVYTPDEWDSSKQDSTSFASLVWKRGVEIYGG; this is translated from the coding sequence TTGGGAAACCAGGTCGTATTTGTGATTGACAGCCAGGAAATTGAATCTATAAAAAACCAGTTAATAGAAAAATATCGGCCTTTAAGAATAATCCTTTTTGGATCACAGGCCAAAGCAACGGCTGGCAGGAAAAGTGATATAGACTTGTGTATTGTCAAGGAGACCGAAAACAAAAGAGCTTTGGCCGTGGAAATGAGTCTTAATATTGAAAGCACCCGACCAATGGATATTATTGTTTACACTCCGGACGAATGGGATAGCAGCAAACAAGATAGTACCAGCTTTGCCAGTCTAGTTTGGAAAAGAGGAGTTGAAATATATGGTGGATAG
- a CDS encoding type II toxin-antitoxin system Phd/YefM family antitoxin: protein MLIKSSSALRNDYDSLVKLAHEKAEPIYITRNGEGEMVFLPIEMYEKREAEIKLLQQLIAAERNRLAGSPTFTTSALRFELEEIYNE, encoded by the coding sequence ATGTTAATAAAGTCCTCTTCCGCGCTCAGGAATGATTATGATAGTCTCGTCAAATTAGCACACGAAAAAGCCGAGCCCATCTATATTACTCGTAACGGCGAAGGCGAAATGGTCTTTTTACCGATTGAAATGTATGAAAAACGGGAGGCTGAAATTAAACTGCTTCAGCAGCTTATTGCCGCTGAACGTAACCGTCTGGCCGGCTCCCCGACCTTCACTACTTCTGCGCTTCGCTTCGAGTTAGAGGAAATTTACAATGAGTAA
- a CDS encoding type II toxin-antitoxin system RelE/ParE family toxin, translating to MSKLKVELLNEARLQLRDIAAYYKMKIGPSSARKITSRILDAIEKLADFPEMGMVPHAKMIADAGYRVLIIEDYLCFYHVVNDVVFVSHIVHTSTDYIKRIF from the coding sequence ATGAGTAAGCTAAAGGTTGAGCTGCTGAACGAAGCCCGGCTTCAACTCAGAGATATAGCAGCTTATTATAAAATGAAAATTGGGCCTTCTTCCGCTCGTAAGATTACCAGTCGTATCTTGGACGCTATCGAAAAGTTAGCAGATTTTCCTGAAATGGGGATGGTTCCGCATGCAAAGATGATAGCAGATGCCGGGTACAGAGTGCTCATTATCGAAGATTATCTCTGCTTTTATCATGTGGTAAATGATGTTGTTTTTGTCAGTCATATTGTGCATACAAGCACCGACTATATAAAGAGAATATTTTAG
- a CDS encoding PIN domain-containing protein — translation MKIYFDMNIYNRVFDDQTQMRIRFESMAIDILFELVEKGDYELVWSFILEYENNRNFFIERKPYIRQISTLCKETIKPDDEIKLIAKEIVKGSNTKDKDALHLASAVYSDCDYFITCDDKFIRTVEKNRDSLKDTIGSIKLYNPVDFLRKEMDINVIE, via the coding sequence ATGAAGATATATTTTGATATGAATATATACAATAGAGTATTTGATGATCAAACGCAAATGAGGATACGTTTTGAATCTATGGCAATAGATATCTTGTTTGAACTCGTTGAAAAAGGGGACTATGAATTAGTATGGTCCTTTATTTTGGAGTATGAAAACAATAGAAATTTTTTTATTGAGAGAAAACCGTACATTCGACAAATATCCACTTTGTGTAAAGAAACAATAAAACCTGATGATGAAATTAAATTAATAGCAAAAGAGATAGTAAAAGGCTCGAATACCAAAGACAAAGATGCATTACATCTGGCATCTGCCGTATATAGTGATTGCGATTACTTTATAACGTGTGATGATAAATTTATAAGAACAGTAGAAAAAAACAGGGATAGTTTGAAAGACACAATCGGAAGTATAAAATTATATAATCCTGTAGATTTTCTTAGAAAGGAGATGGATATTAATGTTATTGAATGA
- a CDS encoding DNA adenine methylase — MLKQASLFVDEPTINPNQIINVAQVTQLSPFRYPGGKTWLIPYIKTWLSNLRYKPEYFIEPFAGGGIVSLTVAYEGLADKVIMSEIDEDVAAVWHTIFAGDVEWLIERIINFKLTAENIQAVLLEPAKSNKEKAFQTILRNRISHGGILAPGAGIVKHGENGKGLASRWYPQTLKKRLHIISKLSKIITFVQGDGFDVCNQYIDNPHAVFFFDPPYTAGGKSAGRRLYTHSVIDHPKLFELASKIPGKFLMTYEISDEVRGLAKDHHFEFKPIPMQNRRNAVMKELLISRSLEWLVP, encoded by the coding sequence TTGCTTAAACAAGCATCTTTGTTTGTAGATGAACCTACAATTAACCCTAACCAAATAATAAATGTAGCTCAAGTAACCCAATTAAGTCCATTTAGATATCCCGGCGGAAAAACCTGGTTAATTCCTTACATAAAGACCTGGTTGTCTAATCTTAGATATAAGCCAGAATATTTTATTGAACCTTTTGCAGGAGGCGGTATTGTTAGTCTTACTGTGGCCTATGAGGGGTTAGCTGATAAAGTTATTATGTCAGAGATTGACGAAGATGTTGCTGCCGTCTGGCATACTATTTTTGCAGGCGATGTAGAATGGTTAATAGAGCGAATAATCAACTTTAAACTAACGGCTGAAAACATACAGGCTGTTTTATTAGAACCTGCCAAGTCTAATAAGGAAAAAGCTTTTCAAACTATATTGCGAAATAGAATAAGTCACGGAGGAATACTGGCACCGGGTGCAGGGATAGTTAAACATGGGGAAAATGGTAAGGGTCTTGCTTCTCGGTGGTATCCCCAAACCCTTAAAAAAAGGCTTCATATAATTTCAAAACTAAGTAAAATAATTACCTTTGTTCAGGGTGATGGTTTTGATGTTTGTAATCAATACATCGATAATCCCCATGCCGTATTCTTTTTCGATCCACCTTATACTGCTGGAGGAAAATCAGCCGGCCGAAGATTATATACACATTCTGTTATAGATCATCCTAAATTATTTGAGCTTGCAAGTAAAATCCCAGGAAAATTTCTTATGACTTATGAGATTTCTGATGAAGTAAGGGGTTTAGCAAAAGACCACCATTTTGAATTTAAACCAATACCTATGCAGAATAGGCGCAATGCGGTAATGAAGGAATTGCTAATAAGTAGAAGTTTGGAATGGTTAGTTCCATGA
- the clpB gene encoding ATP-dependent chaperone ClpB produces the protein MNMERLTQKSRQALLAAQNLALEKRQQEVQGKHLMMALLEQESGLVPRLLQQAGISIPAFTQQLGQRLDKIPSVYGYEGSVYLSGSLGRVLNRAEKEAQELKDDYISVEHLLLALLEEGEPDLKDLLQKAGLTREGIFQVLHGIRGSQRVSSDNPEDSYEALERYSRDLTRLAREGKLDPVIGRDEEIRRTIEILSRRTKNNPVLIGEPGVGKTAIAEGLARRIVARDVPEGLKDKRLLALDMGSLVAGAKYRGEFEERLKAVLKEVEDSAGQVILFIDELHTVVGAGAAEGAMDASNLLKPMLARGELRAIGATTISEYRKHIEKDAALERRFQPIMVNPPSVEDTISILRGLKERYEVHHGVRIQDSALVAAAVLSDRYISDRFLPDKAIDLMDEAAARLRTEIDSMPAELDEITRRIMQLEIEAAALGKEKDEASRERLEDLLKELQDLKSEAEVMQAQWQAEKEAISRVGQLKRDIEDCRYEMEKAEREYDLNRIAELKYGRLNELERKLKAEEELLAGKEKHSALIKEEVDEEDIARVVSRWTGIQVSRLMEGEKEKLMNLEEILHQRVVGQEEAVNAVADAVIRSRSGLKDPNRPAGSFIFMGPTGVGKTELSKALAEALFDDEKNIIRLDMSEYMEKHSVARLIGAPPGYVGYEEGGQLTEAIRRKPYSVILFDEIEKAHSDVFNILLQILDDGRLTDGKGRVVDFRNSIVIMTSNIGSQEILNFQQAGGDYEDMKNRVLGLLRLNFRPEFLNRLDEIIVFHALGAEQIKEIAEILLQKLALRFRQNTRASLEWDEKALDYLAEKGYDPAYGARPLKRLIQHEIETALSRAMVKGEIRNEGEVIISAEGGKIALKIG, from the coding sequence GTGAATATGGAGCGTTTGACCCAGAAATCAAGGCAGGCTTTGCTGGCGGCTCAGAACCTGGCTTTGGAGAAACGGCAGCAGGAGGTACAGGGAAAGCATTTAATGATGGCCCTGTTGGAGCAGGAGAGTGGCTTAGTACCCCGCCTGCTGCAGCAGGCCGGTATCAGCATACCCGCCTTTACCCAGCAACTGGGGCAGCGTTTGGATAAAATCCCCTCGGTATATGGCTATGAAGGAAGTGTCTACTTAAGTGGCAGCCTGGGGCGGGTATTGAACCGGGCGGAAAAAGAAGCCCAGGAATTGAAAGACGACTATATTAGTGTGGAGCACCTTCTGCTGGCCCTGTTGGAGGAAGGGGAACCGGACTTGAAGGATCTGCTGCAGAAGGCGGGATTAACCCGGGAAGGGATCTTCCAGGTTTTGCACGGCATCCGCGGTTCCCAGCGCGTCAGCAGCGATAATCCCGAGGACAGTTATGAGGCCCTGGAGCGCTATAGCCGGGATTTGACCCGCCTGGCCCGCGAGGGCAAGCTGGACCCGGTAATTGGGCGGGATGAGGAGATAAGAAGGACTATCGAGATATTATCCCGGCGTACCAAGAATAATCCGGTTTTAATCGGTGAGCCCGGGGTAGGCAAAACCGCCATAGCGGAAGGGCTGGCCCGCAGGATTGTGGCCCGGGATGTACCGGAAGGCCTGAAAGATAAAAGACTGCTGGCGCTGGATATGGGTTCCCTGGTGGCCGGGGCCAAGTACCGGGGTGAATTTGAAGAAAGGCTGAAAGCGGTGTTGAAGGAAGTAGAAGACTCCGCCGGGCAGGTTATACTCTTTATCGATGAACTGCATACAGTGGTGGGAGCCGGGGCCGCAGAAGGGGCCATGGATGCCAGCAACCTCTTGAAACCCATGCTGGCCCGGGGCGAGCTGCGGGCCATAGGAGCCACCACCATCAGCGAGTACCGTAAACATATAGAAAAAGACGCCGCCTTGGAAAGGCGTTTCCAGCCCATTATGGTGAATCCCCCTTCGGTGGAAGATACTATTTCCATATTAAGGGGTCTAAAGGAGCGCTATGAGGTGCACCACGGGGTGCGTATACAGGATTCCGCCCTGGTGGCAGCCGCCGTATTGTCCGACCGCTATATTTCCGACCGCTTCCTGCCGGACAAGGCCATAGACCTTATGGATGAAGCCGCCGCCCGCCTGCGCACGGAGATAGACAGCATGCCAGCGGAACTGGATGAAATCACCCGGCGCATTATGCAGCTGGAAATTGAAGCCGCGGCCCTGGGCAAGGAGAAGGACGAGGCCTCCCGGGAACGGCTGGAGGACCTCTTAAAAGAGCTGCAGGATTTGAAGAGCGAAGCGGAAGTGATGCAGGCCCAGTGGCAAGCGGAAAAGGAAGCCATTTCGCGGGTAGGCCAGTTGAAACGCGACATCGAGGATTGCCGCTACGAAATGGAAAAAGCGGAAAGGGAATACGACCTCAATCGTATTGCCGAATTAAAATACGGCCGCTTAAACGAGCTGGAAAGGAAGCTCAAGGCGGAAGAGGAATTGCTGGCGGGAAAAGAGAAACACAGCGCGCTCATTAAAGAAGAAGTGGATGAAGAAGATATTGCCCGGGTAGTAAGCCGCTGGACCGGGATTCAGGTCAGCCGCCTTATGGAGGGGGAAAAAGAGAAGCTTATGAACCTGGAGGAAATACTGCATCAGCGGGTGGTGGGACAGGAAGAAGCGGTAAATGCCGTGGCTGATGCCGTCATCAGGTCCCGCAGCGGTCTGAAAGACCCCAACCGTCCTGCTGGCAGCTTTATATTCATGGGTCCCACCGGGGTAGGCAAAACCGAGTTGAGCAAAGCCCTGGCCGAAGCCCTGTTTGATGATGAAAAAAACATCATCCGCCTGGATATGTCGGAATACATGGAAAAGCACAGCGTAGCGCGCTTGATTGGCGCCCCTCCGGGTTATGTAGGTTATGAAGAAGGAGGACAATTGACTGAAGCCATAAGGCGCAAGCCCTATTCGGTCATATTGTTTGACGAAATCGAAAAAGCCCATAGCGATGTATTTAACATCCTCTTGCAGATTTTGGATGACGGTCGATTAACCGATGGCAAAGGCCGGGTGGTGGATTTTCGCAACAGCATTGTCATAATGACCTCCAACATCGGCAGCCAGGAAATACTTAACTTCCAGCAGGCCGGCGGGGACTATGAAGACATGAAAAACCGGGTTCTGGGGTTGCTGCGCTTGAATTTCCGCCCCGAATTCTTAAACCGCCTGGACGAAATAATAGTATTCCATGCTCTGGGAGCGGAACAGATCAAGGAGATAGCCGAAATACTGCTGCAGAAACTGGCCTTGCGCTTTCGTCAGAACACGCGAGCCAGCCTGGAATGGGATGAAAAAGCCCTGGATTATCTGGCGGAAAAAGGCTATGACCCGGCTTATGGTGCCCGGCCGCTGAAGCGTCTCATCCAGCACGAAATCGAGACCGCTCTCTCCCGGGCCATGGTAAAAGGCGAAATCAGAAATGAGGGTGAAGTAATTATCTCCGCCGAAGGCGGGAAGATAGCACTGAAGATAGGATAA
- a CDS encoding DnaJ C-terminal domain-containing protein → MAVKYLDYYKILGVERDADAKKIKAAYRKLARKWHPDLHSGKKREEAEEKIKEINEAYEVLSDPEKKALYDRLGPNWKNGERVDSSGFGDGVFYRSSNIDPEDLQGFSEFFSSLFGAEPGRQSRRASYRSAPVRGQDIESTIELSLEEAYHGLSKSITLSTAAACPECQGSGFVGRGFCRRCGGTGSISEARTLQVRIPPGVHEGSSIRLKGQGGEGLGGAERGDLYLQVHILPHPVFTLRGRDLETEITLRPEQAVLGDRVTVATLDRQLTLKVPPGSRSGQKLRLKGKGMPARQGENGDLYARIKIDLPRDLSEEEKELYRQLAELRAPRQAERGVAE, encoded by the coding sequence ATGGCAGTTAAGTACCTTGATTATTACAAAATCCTGGGTGTGGAGCGCGATGCCGACGCCAAAAAGATAAAGGCGGCCTACCGCAAGCTGGCCCGCAAGTGGCATCCGGATTTGCATTCCGGCAAAAAGCGGGAGGAAGCCGAAGAAAAAATCAAAGAAATTAATGAGGCCTATGAAGTACTCAGTGACCCGGAAAAAAAGGCTCTCTATGACCGCCTGGGCCCCAACTGGAAAAACGGCGAGCGGGTGGATTCCTCCGGTTTTGGGGATGGGGTTTTCTATCGCAGCAGTAATATAGACCCGGAGGACTTGCAGGGTTTCAGCGAGTTCTTTTCCAGCCTTTTTGGCGCAGAGCCGGGCCGCCAAAGCCGGAGAGCCTCTTACCGCAGTGCTCCGGTCAGGGGGCAGGACATAGAGAGTACTATTGAGTTGAGCCTGGAGGAAGCCTACCACGGGCTTAGCAAGTCCATAACCCTGTCCACGGCCGCCGCCTGCCCGGAATGCCAGGGCAGCGGCTTTGTGGGCCGGGGATTTTGCCGGCGCTGCGGCGGTACCGGTAGTATTTCCGAGGCCAGGACCCTGCAGGTAAGGATACCTCCCGGTGTCCACGAGGGCAGTAGCATCCGCCTCAAAGGCCAGGGAGGAGAGGGGCTGGGCGGAGCCGAACGGGGTGACCTCTATCTCCAGGTTCATATCCTCCCCCATCCTGTTTTTACGCTGCGGGGCCGGGATTTGGAAACGGAAATCACTTTGCGGCCGGAGCAGGCCGTTCTGGGAGACCGGGTTACTGTGGCCACTCTGGATCGCCAGCTGACGCTTAAAGTCCCGCCGGGAAGCCGCAGCGGGCAGAAACTACGGCTAAAAGGCAAGGGCATGCCCGCCCGCCAGGGGGAAAACGGAGATCTCTATGCCCGGATTAAGATTGACCTCCCCCGCGACCTGTCGGAAGAGGAAAAGGAACTCTATCGTCAACTGGCAGAGCTGCGTGCTCCCCGTCAGGCGGAGAGGGGGGTAGCCGAATGA
- a CDS encoding 3'-5' exonuclease: MINRLVELLIRENPSILKALHLTYPVVFLDEFQDTTFAQFQLLHTAFDGSETIFTAVGDDKQRIMVWAGAMPDAFSQFEQQFDALRISLIFNWRSHEDLVQIQHVIASRIDPNVEEPEARADRLVDGDIAGIWEFASEDMQSDYLAKWIEGEVQAGCIEPHDVAILVRMRPDLVESQLSPTFEANGLRLRNVARTVGDIAIQDLLGEELTQILLRLLRLGATKRSPENWNASLRDLQFLEAVEPNDEEGLRRLQKRLQVFTREIRRTMQHLEPEPDSATEITRAALDFIGDQVLRRAFPSYQRQHDFDRVWNGFLLLLRECLVNTETWSGTLDEFEGIGQTALMTIHKSKGLEFHTMIFCGLDNQTWWSLTPNRMEELNSFFVAFTRARQRAFFTLCKDQGRTVAWIENLLTSAGVQKRFL, encoded by the coding sequence ATGATCAACCGGCTTGTCGAGTTGCTAATTCGGGAGAACCCATCAATTCTCAAAGCCTTGCATCTCACATATCCGGTCGTGTTTCTCGATGAATTTCAGGATACAACCTTTGCTCAGTTTCAGCTTCTACATACCGCATTTGATGGCAGTGAGACTATCTTCACTGCTGTGGGGGATGACAAGCAGCGAATCATGGTGTGGGCGGGCGCTATGCCAGACGCTTTCAGCCAGTTCGAGCAGCAATTTGATGCACTAAGGATTTCTCTGATCTTCAATTGGCGCTCACATGAGGACCTTGTCCAGATTCAACACGTCATTGCCAGCAGGATAGATCCTAACGTCGAAGAGCCCGAGGCTCGCGCTGACCGGTTGGTTGACGGTGATATTGCGGGGATTTGGGAGTTTGCGAGCGAGGATATGCAAAGCGATTATCTCGCAAAATGGATCGAGGGCGAGGTTCAGGCGGGCTGTATTGAACCGCATGACGTAGCTATTCTCGTGCGCATGCGCCCTGATTTAGTGGAAAGTCAGCTTTCACCCACATTCGAAGCGAATGGTCTCAGATTGCGGAATGTCGCCCGTACTGTGGGGGACATTGCTATCCAGGACTTGTTAGGAGAAGAATTGACACAGATACTATTACGGCTACTGCGACTTGGCGCAACAAAGAGAAGTCCTGAGAACTGGAACGCTTCCTTGCGGGATTTACAGTTTCTAGAAGCGGTTGAACCAAATGATGAGGAAGGACTACGGCGTCTACAGAAGCGCCTTCAAGTGTTTACCCGCGAGATTCGGCGAACAATGCAGCATCTTGAACCCGAACCAGATTCTGCAACTGAAATCACGCGTGCAGCCCTCGATTTCATTGGAGATCAGGTCCTACGCCGAGCTTTTCCTTCCTATCAACGTCAGCATGATTTTGATCGTGTCTGGAATGGATTTCTGCTGCTCTTGCGGGAGTGCCTCGTTAACACTGAAACGTGGTCAGGTACACTTGATGAATTCGAGGGAATAGGTCAAACCGCACTTATGACGATCCATAAGAGCAAGGGCCTTGAGTTTCATACTATGATTTTTTGTGGCCTCGACAATCAGACCTGGTGGAGCCTTACACCCAACCGTATGGAAGAACTGAATTCATTTTTCGTGGCTTTTACCCGTGCGCGTCAAAGAGCCTTCTTTACATTGTGCAAAGATCAAGGTCGGACAGTTGCTTGGATTGAAAACCTACTTACTTCCGCTGGAGTTCAGAAACGATTTCTATGA
- a CDS encoding DNA topoisomerase III, which yields MKSLVLAEKPSVAREIARVLQCSKKSKGYIEGPRYVVTWALGHLVTLAEPDDYDKRLKQWRIEDLPMLPEKMKLKVIKQTSHQFQVVKELMKRNDIEELVIATDAGREGELVARWIMEMVRWRKPFKRLWISSQTDNAIREGFARLQPGTQYNSLYAAAACRAEADWLIGLNVTRSLSCKFNAQLNAGRVQTPTLAMIVKREKEIKAFVPRDYWTIRADFGDYYGDWRGKDGGRIFDYARAEEILSRIKGRMAAIKEVKTEARSEAPPLAYDLTELQREANRRLGWSAQKTLSILQELYEVHKLVTYPRTDSRYITDDIVPTLPLRLKSMGVGPYADLAHPLLQKPLKPGKRLVDNSKVSDHHAIIPTEQPLQLKSLNEEERRLYDLIARRFLAVLYPPYRYEQTTIITVVEGENFHSRGKVEIDRGWRAVQAVPSDKDEKDEEQLPEQTLARHKKGETLEVKSGKASKHKTKAPARYTEATLLTAMENCGKLVEDKKLRESIKGSGLGTPATRAEIIEKLIRTSYIERQRKELVPTSKGIQLMDLAPPDLRSPELTAQWEQRLAEIARGQGKRLDFMADIRRDTVQLVQNIKSDSSSTYRADNVSKSKCPQCGRFMLLVNGRKGKILACPERSCGYRQPEAEDFSGKGGNSRANRRLMAKYSNQEELETNLGELLKAALAKKEQG from the coding sequence ATGAAGTCTCTGGTTTTGGCGGAGAAACCCAGTGTGGCCCGGGAGATAGCCCGGGTTCTGCAATGCAGCAAAAAAAGCAAAGGCTATATTGAAGGACCGCGTTATGTGGTAACCTGGGCCCTGGGGCATCTGGTCACCCTGGCGGAGCCGGATGATTACGATAAAAGATTGAAACAGTGGCGGATAGAAGACCTTCCCATGCTCCCGGAAAAAATGAAGCTCAAAGTTATCAAGCAGACCTCACATCAATTTCAGGTAGTCAAGGAACTTATGAAAAGGAACGATATTGAAGAGCTGGTTATCGCCACCGATGCCGGGCGCGAAGGGGAACTGGTAGCCCGCTGGATCATGGAAATGGTTCGGTGGAGAAAACCTTTCAAAAGGCTGTGGATTTCCTCGCAAACTGATAATGCCATCCGGGAGGGGTTTGCCCGTTTACAGCCGGGAACGCAGTATAACAGCCTGTATGCGGCCGCAGCCTGCCGGGCCGAAGCGGACTGGTTAATCGGACTTAATGTAACCCGGAGCTTGAGCTGCAAATTCAATGCCCAGCTCAACGCCGGCCGGGTTCAGACCCCGACCCTGGCTATGATAGTAAAGCGGGAAAAGGAAATCAAGGCTTTTGTTCCGCGCGACTACTGGACCATCAGAGCCGACTTCGGCGATTATTATGGGGACTGGCGCGGTAAGGACGGGGGACGGATATTTGATTACGCCCGGGCGGAAGAGATACTATCCCGCATCAAGGGCCGAATGGCTGCGATAAAAGAGGTAAAAACTGAGGCCAGGAGCGAAGCACCGCCCTTGGCCTATGATTTGACCGAGCTGCAGCGGGAGGCCAACCGGCGTCTGGGCTGGTCAGCGCAGAAAACCCTGTCCATACTGCAGGAGCTCTACGAAGTGCACAAACTGGTAACCTACCCGCGTACCGACTCACGCTATATCACCGATGACATTGTTCCTACTCTGCCTTTGCGGCTGAAAAGCATGGGGGTGGGGCCCTATGCGGACCTGGCCCATCCCCTGCTGCAAAAGCCCCTGAAGCCGGGCAAACGGCTGGTTGATAACAGCAAGGTAAGCGACCATCATGCTATTATTCCCACCGAACAACCCTTGCAACTTAAGTCTCTCAATGAAGAGGAAAGGCGCCTGTATGACCTGATAGCCCGGCGCTTCCTGGCGGTTCTCTACCCCCCGTACCGCTATGAGCAGACTACTATTATAACCGTGGTCGAGGGGGAAAACTTCCATTCCCGGGGCAAGGTGGAGATTGACCGGGGCTGGCGAGCCGTACAGGCCGTCCCGAGCGATAAGGACGAAAAAGATGAAGAGCAGTTGCCGGAGCAAACCCTAGCCCGGCATAAGAAAGGAGAAACGCTGGAGGTCAAGTCCGGCAAAGCCAGCAAACATAAAACCAAAGCCCCGGCTCGCTATACAGAAGCCACTCTCTTAACGGCCATGGAGAATTGCGGCAAGCTGGTGGAAGATAAAAAGCTACGCGAATCCATCAAGGGCAGTGGCCTGGGCACCCCGGCCACCAGGGCGGAGATTATCGAAAAACTTATTCGCACCAGCTATATTGAGCGCCAGAGAAAAGAACTGGTTCCCACATCCAAAGGTATACAATTGATGGACCTGGCACCCCCTGACTTGCGTTCACCGGAACTGACGGCCCAGTGGGAGCAAAGGTTGGCGGAAATTGCCCGGGGTCAGGGCAAAAGACTGGATTTTATGGCGGATATTCGCCGGGATACGGTGCAGCTGGTGCAGAACATTAAGAGCGACAGCAGCAGTACCTACCGGGCAGATAATGTGAGCAAAAGCAAATGTCCCCAGTGCGGGCGTTTCATGCTGCTGGTTAACGGCCGGAAGGGTAAAATATTGGCCTGTCCCGAGCGTTCCTGCGGCTATCGCCAGCCGGAAGCGGAGGACTTCAGCGGTAAGGGAGGCAACAGCCGGGCCAACCGCAGGCTCATGGCCAAATACAGCAATCAGGAGGAACTGGAAACCAATCTGGGTGAACTGCTCAAAGCCGCCCTGGCCAAAAAAGAACAAGGCTAG